From the genome of Haloplanus vescus:
AAGCGGTCGGTGAGCTGTCGTTTCAGCTTCGGATGCAGGTCGAGGCTGTCGGTCGGCACCGGGTCCACGTCCTCGACGGTCGCCCCGATTTCGTCGAACTTCGTCAGGTCGGGGTCGAGTTCCCCCTGCAGGAGGTTGGTGATGCGGTCGAGGTCCTGCACCTCCAACAGGAGGTCTTCGAGACGGTCCTCGGCGGCGCCGGTCAACCCGCCGGCGTACGCGAGTTCCGTGTCGAGTTCGCGCTTCGCACAATCGGGGCAGATGTAGTCGCGATCGGACTTGATGGCGGTGTCCTCCGTGATGGGTGAGTAGCGTCCCTCGGAGGCACAGTAGCGACAGGTGCGGACGGTGAGGGCGTCGAGTTGGTAGCCGTCGAGCATCGATTGCAGGCGCTCGCGGCCGTCGGGAGAGGTCTGCTGGGAGATGCGGATGCGCTCGGCGCGACGCGCGAGTTCGACGAACTGACTCGGGTCGCGTGGCTCCTCGCTGGACCCGCGCTGGACCCGAAAGCGGGCGGGGCGCGGGCCGGCGTCCGTCTCCTTCAGTTCGAGGACGGCCGTGAACACTCGCTCGCCGTCGCGAACGACGGTTGCGAGGAAGTCGTCGTCGTCGCGTTCGTGGAGGAAGAGCGTCTCGACGCGTCCGACCTGCCGTGACACGATTCCGAGTACGGGAACCGAGTATTTCAGCCGTTCGACTCCGGGTCATACTGTCGGCCGTATTGACTTACAGCCAACAGTATCAGTCGGCGAGTTCGATGGTGTCGTCGCCGTTGGGGACGGCACAGATGAACGCCCCTTGCTGGTCGCTCTCGTTTCGATACCAGTGGACGACGCCCGCGGGGATGAGTAGGGAGTCGCCCGCGGAGACGACGTGTTCCTCGTCGTCGACGCCGACGACGTACTCCCCTTCCAGTACGTACTGCTGGTGTTCGACCGCGTTGGTGTGTTTCGGCACCTCGGCGCCGGGGTCGAGGGTGAACCGCCGCATCGCGAACGTCGGCGCGCCGTCGGATTCGTCGAGCAACACGCCCTTCGACAACCCGTCGGCGGCGTCGACGGGTGCGTACTCGATTTGGTCGGCGGATTTGACGACCGGCGTCGGTGACTGCTCGCTCATGCGACCCGGTAGGCGGGCCGCCGACTAAGCGTTTGGCGTCGCGGGAAACAGTCGGGGACGACCGCGCTCAGCCGTCGGTGTGGTACCGAGTGTTGGCCTCGGAGATGATGCTCTGGGCGGCTTGGCTGTCGTCGAAGCCGTCGACGACGATGTTGCCGTCGGGTTCGAGGTTCTTGTAGGTCCGGAAGAACTCCGCAATCTCGTCACGGGTGTGCTGGGGGAGGTCGTCGACCTCGGAGACGTGGTCCCAGCGCGGGTCGTCGGCGGGGACGCCGATGATCTTGTCGTCGTTCTCGCCCGCGTCGGTCATGCGGACCACGGCGACCGGCCGCACGTCGAGGACACACCCGGGGAACAGCGACGATTCGAGCATGACGAGTACGTCGAGGGGGTCGCCGTCGCCCATGGCCGTCTGGGGGATGAACCCGTAGTCACCGGGGTAGCGGACCTCGCTGTGGAGCATGCGGTCGAGGATGATGCGATGCGGGTCCGCCCGGTATTCGTACTTCTCGCGGCTGTTCATCTGTGCGACCGAAACCGCGGTGATTCGCTCGGGGAAGTCGTCGCTCTGGTCGAGATCAGTGATGTAGTTCATGGGGTCTCCGTTCGTCGCGTCGATTTGTGCTGTACGCTGCGCGTCGGAGTCCGCCGCGGACACCTGCCCGGAAACCGCGAGACCGGCAACCGAACCGGCTCCGAGCAGGAACGACCGACGCGACGCCGACGGTGGCAGTTCGTCCATATCGTCGAACATCGAGCGAATCGGGTGACGCTGGCCGATTGAACGTTTATATGATTGAAATGTAACCGTCACAGCGTTCGTGTGTGAACAAGAGTCGTACTGTGCCGTCGCCCGACATTAGGCTCACAAAGTTAAGTCGGCGCCGACACTAGGTTCGGTATGCGCGGCATCCGCATCGGAAGTGCGTTCGGCATTCCGATCAAACTCGACCTCACGTTCTTGCTCGTCCTCCCGCTATTCGCGTGGCTCATCGGGTCGGACGTTGCAAATCTCGTCACCGTTCTCAACCGGACGTTCAGCGTGTCGATGCCGGTCGATACGCTCACGGCCGGGTCGACGCCGTGGATTCTGGGTGCCGCGGCGGCAATCGGGCTGTTCGTCTGCGTCCTCATCCACGAGTTCGGCCACTCGCTGGTCGCGATGCAGTACGGCTACGAAATCGACTCCATCACCCTCTGGCTGTTCGGCGGTGTCGCGCAGTTCGCCGAGATGCCCGAGGACTGGAAACAGGAATTCACCATCGCCGTCGCCGGCCCCCTCGTCAGCGTCGGCCTCGGCATCCTCTCCTACGTCGGCTTTCTCGCTCTCGGCGGCGGGAGCGTCCCGACGGTGCAGTTCGTCCTCGCCTACCTCGCGATGACGAACGTCGTCCTCGCGGTGTTCAACATGCTCCCGGGCTTCCCGATGGACGGGGGGCGCGTCCTCCGAGCGTTGCTGGCGCGTCGGCGACCGCACGCCCGCGCGACACAGATTGCCGCCGAGGTGGGGAAGGTGTTCGCCGTCCTCCTCGCCATCGTCGGCCTCTTCGCCAACCTGTTCCTAGTTGCGCTCGCCTTCTTCATCTACATCGGTGCCTCGGGCGAGGCCCAGCAGACGGTGCTGAAAGCGGCGTTCCAGGACGTCACCGTCGGCGACGTCATGACGCCCGCCGCGGACCTGAAGACGGTCACCGCCGACACGTCGCTCGCGGAACTGACCGACCGGATGTTCCGCGAACGCCACACCGGCTACCCCGTCCTTCGACAGGGGAATCTCGCCGGGATGGTGACCCTCGACGACACCCGAGAGGTGCGCGAAGTCGAGCGCGACGCCTACCGCGTCGAGGACGTGATGGAGACGGAGCTGGTGACGATTTCGCCGGACGCGGACGCGATGGACGCCATTTCCCTGATGCAAAAGGAGAGCGTCGGCCGCCTCCCGGTCGTCGACGAGTCGGGGGCCCTCGTCGGCCTCATCTCGCGCTCCGACTTGGTGACGGCGTTCAACATCATCCAGACGCGGGGCCCCGAAGCGAGCGTGGACACCGGACTCGACCGGCTCTCAGCCGACCCAGACCTCGTTCGGCGGTAAGCGGCCGCGAGCGCCCCGGAACCGGCCCTGTCCAAGGGTTCTTCTACCAGCCGCGACTCAGATGGCGTATGCGTATCGACGACCCGGCTGAAGTGCCAGACGTCTCTCGGAGCCGGGAGCCGGTCACCGTCCTACACGTCGACGACAATCCGGATTTCCTCGACCTCTCGTCGACGTTTCTCGAACGCGTGAACGACTCGCTCACCGTCGAGACGGCGACGACCATCGAGGCGGCGCTCGACCGACTGGAAGGCGGCGACGTGGATTGTGTCGTCAGCGACTACGACATGCCCGACCGGAACGGGCTCGAATTCCTCCGACTCGTCCGCGACCGGTACGGCGACCTGCCCTTCGTCCTCTTCACCGGCAAGGGGAGCGAAGAGATAGCGAGCGAAGCCATCTCCGCGGGCGTTACCGACTACCTCCAGAAAGGACCGGGCACGGACCAGTACGCGGTCCTCGCCAATCGCGTTGCGAACGCCGTCCGGAAACACGACGCCGAGCGCATGGTCACCCGCGCGTACCAGGCGATGGACACCGCCCGCGAGGGTATCGCCCTCCTCGACGAGGACGGCGAGTTTCAGTACGTCAACCAGGCGTACACGGCAATCACCGGCTACGACCGGGACGAACTGGTCGGCAAACACTGGGAGCTGCTCTACCCCGAGGGGCATGTGGGACACGTTTACGAGGAGATTCTGCCCGCCGTTCCCCGAGACGGCAGGTGGACCGGGCGGACGGTGTACGAGCGCAAAGACGGCGAGCAGTTGGTGACGGACCACGCGCTCGCGTACGCCGACGACGGGACGCTCATCTGCCTGGTCAGGCAGGCCACGGCCGAAGATGCGAGACACTCGGGTGGACTCGGCCAGCAGCCGTTCTGGACGGCCGTCGACGACATAGACGCGTACGCCGTCGTGACCGTCGGCGAAGAGGGGCACGTCACGGGCTGGAACGACGGCGCCGAACGGCTCTTCGGCTACACCGAACGAGAGATACTCGGCACCGACGTCGCCGAGCTCTACACCGACGAGGAGCGGTCGGCGGCGTTGCGCGCGACGGCGCGTGAACGGGGGACGGCGGCGGACGACAGCTACCGCGTCGGCGAGGACGGCGAGCAGTTCCGGGCTCACACCGTCGTCTCGGCTGTCGGGGACGGCCGGGGCTTCGTCGAACTCGTCCGGGGCGGCGTCCTCGATACGGCTACGCCCACGGAGAGTCACGTCCTCGAAGACGCCCTCGACTCCCTCGAAGACGTGTTCTACGTCCTCGATGAGGACGGAGCGCTCGTCTACGTGAACGAGCCGCGGGGCGGGGAGCTCACGCGGGCGAACCTCGATTCGCTGGACCCGGCGTCGCTGTTCCATCCCGACGACCGGGAACAGATCGAGGCCGGCATCCAGCACGCACTCGATACGGGCCACGACACGCGCGAACTCCGGTTCCAAGACGGTGACGAGTACTGCACCCACGAGTTCCGGACTTGGACCCTCGACGGCGCCGACGACGAGTCACGGCACGTCGTCGGCATCGGACGCGACGTGTCGGAGCGCAAGGACCGCGAGCTGGCGCTGAACGACCTCCATCAGACGACACAGGACCTGATGCGCGCGGACTCGACGGACGAAATCGCGGCGATTACCGTCGACGCACTCTCGGACATCCTGACGCTCACGCAGGCCGCCGTCCACCAACGAATCGAGGGGGAATCGGCGCTCGAACCCATCGCGTGGACCAGCAACATCGAGGACGTGCTCGGCACACCGCCGACGCTCGGGACCGATAGCCTCGCGTGGAAGGCGTACGAGCGCGGCGAGTTCGAGCAGTACGACGACCTCCAGCGAGCCGAGACGCTGCACAACGAATCGACGGTCTTCCGGAGCGAACTCATCGTCCCGCTGGGCGACCACGGGGTCGTCCTCGTCGCGTCGACGGACGCGAGCGCGTTCGACGCGAACGACCGCCAACTGGCCCAGCTGCTCTGCGAGAACGTCACCGCCGCCATCGAACGCGTCGAGCGCGAGGCGATGCTCCGCCAGCGTGAATCCGAACTCCAGCGGGAGAACGAACGCCTCGACGAGTTCGCCAGCCTCGTCAGCCACGACCTCAGAAACCCGCTGAGCGTCGCCGACGGCCACCTCGAACTCGCGAGCGAGGAGTGCGACACGTCCCACATCGAGACCGCACGACGAGCGATAGACCGTATGGGGACGTTGATAGACGACGTGCTGACGCTCGCTCGCGAAGGCGAGTCTGTCGACACCGCGGAGTCGGTCGCTCTCTCGACGGTCGCCTCACAGAGCTGGGAGAACGTCGGCACCGGCGACGCCGAGTACCGCCTCGCCGACGACGTGACGGTCGTCGCCGACCAGAGTCGACTCTCACAGGTGTTCGAGAACCTCTTTCGGAACGCCGTGGAACACGGCTCCACCGACGGTCAGCCCGCCGATGGCGACCACCTCACCATCACCGTCGGCGCCATCCGAGACGGAGACGGCGACCCCCGCGGATTCTACGTCGAAGACGACGGAGTCGGGATTCCGGCCAACATCCGCGACCGGGTGTTCGAAGCCGGCTACTCGACGGACGACGCGGGGACCGGCTTCGGTCTTCGCATCGTCCGAGACATCGTCGAAGCCCACGGCTGGCAGATTGCGTGTACCGCCAGCGAGGCGGGCGGCGCCCGGTTCGAAATCACGGGCGTCGACGCCCAGTAATTCCGGTCAGAAGTCGTCGAGGCGTCGCTGGTCCGGAGCGATGCCCGCGTCGGTGTCCACGCTCTCGCCGCCGAGGAGTCGCGGCAGCGCCGTGTGGGCGAACGTGATGCCGAGCGCGAGGACGATTGGCGCGAAAAACAGGCCGTAGAAGCCGAACACGACCGGACCGAAGATGTACGCCAGCATCAGGAGGCCGACGTGGGTTCGCTCGCCGCTGAGATAGGGCCGGAGGACGATGTCCGGAATCGTGTCGACGACGACGACGGCGACGAACAGGAAGGCGACGAGATAGCCGAGCAGCGAGTAGTCGCCGCTGATGGCGAGGGGAGCAGCCATCGCCGCGGTAATTGGGAGGTAGACGATTTTCATCCCGACGACGGGGACGAGGCTCGCGACGCCGGTCAGGACGCCCGCGAGGGCGGGGTACGGGACTTCGACGGCCGCGGGCACGAGGGCGTTGTATCCTTTGAACGCGCCGACGCCGATGAGTGCGATGGCGATGACGTTCAGGAGGTTGCCGAAGAGGATGGCTTCGAGTTCGTCGTCCGCGGCCTCCAGATACTCGCGGACGACGGCGTCATCGTCGAAGCGGAGGAGCCAGTCGTGGAACCGCCAGCCGTCGATGAGGAGGTAGTAGGTGACGACGACGACGATGAAGAGGTTGAGGAAGAAGCCCGTGATGGCGCTGGTCAACACCGCCGCGTTCTCGACGAGGAAATCGAGGATGGCGTCGAACCGCCCGGCGCGATACGCCTCAACGATGCCCTCGAAGGAGAGCTCCGGGAGTTCGTCGACCCCCTGAAGCCACGGCACGTTCGTCGCCGCCGTC
Proteins encoded in this window:
- a CDS encoding CBS domain-containing protein yields the protein MRGIRIGSAFGIPIKLDLTFLLVLPLFAWLIGSDVANLVTVLNRTFSVSMPVDTLTAGSTPWILGAAAAIGLFVCVLIHEFGHSLVAMQYGYEIDSITLWLFGGVAQFAEMPEDWKQEFTIAVAGPLVSVGLGILSYVGFLALGGGSVPTVQFVLAYLAMTNVVLAVFNMLPGFPMDGGRVLRALLARRRPHARATQIAAEVGKVFAVLLAIVGLFANLFLVALAFFIYIGASGEAQQTVLKAAFQDVTVGDVMTPAADLKTVTADTSLAELTDRMFRERHTGYPVLRQGNLAGMVTLDDTREVREVERDAYRVEDVMETELVTISPDADAMDAISLMQKESVGRLPVVDESGALVGLISRSDLVTAFNIIQTRGPEASVDTGLDRLSADPDLVRR
- a CDS encoding inorganic diphosphatase; protein product: MFDDMDELPPSASRRSFLLGAGSVAGLAVSGQVSAADSDAQRTAQIDATNGDPMNYITDLDQSDDFPERITAVSVAQMNSREKYEYRADPHRIILDRMLHSEVRYPGDYGFIPQTAMGDGDPLDVLVMLESSLFPGCVLDVRPVAVVRMTDAGENDDKIIGVPADDPRWDHVSEVDDLPQHTRDEIAEFFRTYKNLEPDGNIVVDGFDDSQAAQSIISEANTRYHTDG
- a CDS encoding cupin domain-containing protein; protein product: MSEQSPTPVVKSADQIEYAPVDAADGLSKGVLLDESDGAPTFAMRRFTLDPGAEVPKHTNAVEHQQYVLEGEYVVGVDDEEHVVSAGDSLLIPAGVVHWYRNESDQQGAFICAVPNGDDTIELAD
- a CDS encoding hybrid sensor histidine kinase/response regulator: MRIDDPAEVPDVSRSREPVTVLHVDDNPDFLDLSSTFLERVNDSLTVETATTIEAALDRLEGGDVDCVVSDYDMPDRNGLEFLRLVRDRYGDLPFVLFTGKGSEEIASEAISAGVTDYLQKGPGTDQYAVLANRVANAVRKHDAERMVTRAYQAMDTAREGIALLDEDGEFQYVNQAYTAITGYDRDELVGKHWELLYPEGHVGHVYEEILPAVPRDGRWTGRTVYERKDGEQLVTDHALAYADDGTLICLVRQATAEDARHSGGLGQQPFWTAVDDIDAYAVVTVGEEGHVTGWNDGAERLFGYTEREILGTDVAELYTDEERSAALRATARERGTAADDSYRVGEDGEQFRAHTVVSAVGDGRGFVELVRGGVLDTATPTESHVLEDALDSLEDVFYVLDEDGALVYVNEPRGGELTRANLDSLDPASLFHPDDREQIEAGIQHALDTGHDTRELRFQDGDEYCTHEFRTWTLDGADDESRHVVGIGRDVSERKDRELALNDLHQTTQDLMRADSTDEIAAITVDALSDILTLTQAAVHQRIEGESALEPIAWTSNIEDVLGTPPTLGTDSLAWKAYERGEFEQYDDLQRAETLHNESTVFRSELIVPLGDHGVVLVASTDASAFDANDRQLAQLLCENVTAAIERVEREAMLRQRESELQRENERLDEFASLVSHDLRNPLSVADGHLELASEECDTSHIETARRAIDRMGTLIDDVLTLAREGESVDTAESVALSTVASQSWENVGTGDAEYRLADDVTVVADQSRLSQVFENLFRNAVEHGSTDGQPADGDHLTITVGAIRDGDGDPRGFYVEDDGVGIPANIRDRVFEAGYSTDDAGTGFGLRIVRDIVEAHGWQIACTASEAGGARFEITGVDAQ
- a CDS encoding AI-2E family transporter; this translates as MDERRAVVALFGLVVALVTGYIAYRFIAALTVAIFLYYSTRRFYKALGRLKLPARVRAVTVLSLLAIPLLLLLSYTLVLVVTETQTFLETYPVLETAATNVPWLQGVDELPELSFEGIVEAYRAGRFDAILDFLVENAAVLTSAITGFFLNLFIVVVVTYYLLIDGWRFHDWLLRFDDDAVVREYLEAADDELEAILFGNLLNVIAIALIGVGAFKGYNALVPAAVEVPYPALAGVLTGVASLVPVVGMKIVYLPITAAMAAPLAISGDYSLLGYLVAFLFVAVVVVDTIPDIVLRPYLSGERTHVGLLMLAYIFGPVVFGFYGLFFAPIVLALGITFAHTALPRLLGGESVDTDAGIAPDQRRLDDF